Proteins encoded by one window of Lathyrus oleraceus cultivar Zhongwan6 chromosome 1, CAAS_Psat_ZW6_1.0, whole genome shotgun sequence:
- the LOC127085490 gene encoding uncharacterized protein At1g10890 isoform X2, which yields MPRDLSRSRSPPYRRRRSPSPVGHRYSRRSRRDRSRSPYSSYSRSRRKSRSISPRGRRSPSTTTWRRRSRSPATKRYRRQRSRSTSLSPARRSSSSSLGSVEQKIAIEKQRKEEEKKRRQQEGELKIIEEESAKWIEEAIRKRVDESLNSEEVRVEIERRFEEGRKKLIDEVAAQFEKEKEAARIEARQKEEQARKEKEELDRMLEENRRKNEESQRKEALEQQRREEERYRELEELQRQKEEAMRRKKQEEEQERINQIKLLGKNKSRPKLSFALGSK from the exons ATGCCGAGAGACTTGTCGCGATCCCGATCGCCTCCTTATAGGCGTAGGCGTTCACCATCTCCGGTGGGACACAGATATAGTAGGAGGAGCAGAAGAGATAGAAGCCGATCTCCGTATTCGTCCTACTCACGTAGCAG GAGAAAAAGTCGTTCTATTTCACCAAGAGGGCGCAGAAGTCCTTCTACAACTACTTGGCGTCGTAGAAGTCGATCTCCTGCTACGAAACGATACAGAAGACAGAGAAGTAGAAGTACCTCATTGTCTCCTGCTCGTAGATCTTCCAGTTCAAGCCTTGGGTCAGTAGAGCAGAAAATTGCGATTGAAAAACAAAggaaagaagaagagaagaaaAG GCGTCAACAGGAAGGAGAGTTGAAGATAATAGAGGAAGAGTCTGCAAAGTGGATTGAAGAAGCTATTCGTAAGAGAGTTGATGAAAGCTTGAATTCTGAGGAGGTTCGGGTGGAGATTGAAAGACGGTTTGAAGAGGGTAGAAAGAAACTTATTGACGAAGTTGCTGCTCaatttgaaaaagaaaaagaagcGGCTCGTATTGAGGCTAGACAGAAGGAG GAACAAGCTCGTAAAGAGAAAGAAGAGCTTGATAGAATGCTCGAGGAAAACAGGAGGAAGAATGAAGAATCTCAGAGAAAGGAAGCATTAGAGCAACAAAGAAGGGAGGAGGAACGATATAGAGAGCTAGAAGAGCTACAGAGGCAGAAAGAAGAAGCCATGAGGAGGAAGAAACAGGAGGAGGAACAAGAACGGATAAACCAAATAAAGTTATTGGGAAAAAACAAATCACGTCCAAAATTGTCATTTGCTCTCGGATCGAAATGA
- the LOC127085490 gene encoding uncharacterized protein At1g10890 isoform X1 — protein MPRDLSRSRSPPYRRRRSPSPVGHRYSRRSRRDRSRSPYSSYSRSRRKSRSISPRGRRSPSTTTWRRRSRSPATKRYRRQRSRSTSLSPARRSSSSSLGSVEQKIAIEKQRKEEEKKRRQQEGELKIIEEESAKWIEEAIRKRVDESLNSEEVRVEIERRFEEGRKKLIDEVAAQFEKEKEAARIEARQKEVNSFFMIIKPEAIRKGYTSIIYVDLQEQARKEKEELDRMLEENRRKNEESQRKEALEQQRREEERYRELEELQRQKEEAMRRKKQEEEQERINQIKLLGKNKSRPKLSFALGSK, from the exons ATGCCGAGAGACTTGTCGCGATCCCGATCGCCTCCTTATAGGCGTAGGCGTTCACCATCTCCGGTGGGACACAGATATAGTAGGAGGAGCAGAAGAGATAGAAGCCGATCTCCGTATTCGTCCTACTCACGTAGCAG GAGAAAAAGTCGTTCTATTTCACCAAGAGGGCGCAGAAGTCCTTCTACAACTACTTGGCGTCGTAGAAGTCGATCTCCTGCTACGAAACGATACAGAAGACAGAGAAGTAGAAGTACCTCATTGTCTCCTGCTCGTAGATCTTCCAGTTCAAGCCTTGGGTCAGTAGAGCAGAAAATTGCGATTGAAAAACAAAggaaagaagaagagaagaaaAG GCGTCAACAGGAAGGAGAGTTGAAGATAATAGAGGAAGAGTCTGCAAAGTGGATTGAAGAAGCTATTCGTAAGAGAGTTGATGAAAGCTTGAATTCTGAGGAGGTTCGGGTGGAGATTGAAAGACGGTTTGAAGAGGGTAGAAAGAAACTTATTGACGAAGTTGCTGCTCaatttgaaaaagaaaaagaagcGGCTCGTATTGAGGCTAGACAGAAGGAGGTAAATTCCTTTTTTATGATCATCAAGCCTGAAGCTATCAGAAAAGGTTATACTAGTATTATTTATGTCGATCTGCAGGAACAAGCTCGTAAAGAGAAAGAAGAGCTTGATAGAATGCTCGAGGAAAACAGGAGGAAGAATGAAGAATCTCAGAGAAAGGAAGCATTAGAGCAACAAAGAAGGGAGGAGGAACGATATAGAGAGCTAGAAGAGCTACAGAGGCAGAAAGAAGAAGCCATGAGGAGGAAGAAACAGGAGGAGGAACAAGAACGGATAAACCAAATAAAGTTATTGGGAAAAAACAAATCACGTCCAAAATTGTCATTTGCTCTCGGATCGAAATGA
- the LOC127085490 gene encoding uncharacterized protein At1g10890 isoform X3: MIKDGAHNDYFMRRKSRSISPRGRRSPSTTTWRRRSRSPATKRYRRQRSRSTSLSPARRSSSSSLGSVEQKIAIEKQRKEEEKKRRQQEGELKIIEEESAKWIEEAIRKRVDESLNSEEVRVEIERRFEEGRKKLIDEVAAQFEKEKEAARIEARQKEVNSFFMIIKPEAIRKGYTSIIYVDLQEQARKEKEELDRMLEENRRKNEESQRKEALEQQRREEERYRELEELQRQKEEAMRRKKQEEEQERINQIKLLGKNKSRPKLSFALGSK; the protein is encoded by the exons ATGATAAAAGATGGAGCACACAATGATTATTTTATGAG GAGAAAAAGTCGTTCTATTTCACCAAGAGGGCGCAGAAGTCCTTCTACAACTACTTGGCGTCGTAGAAGTCGATCTCCTGCTACGAAACGATACAGAAGACAGAGAAGTAGAAGTACCTCATTGTCTCCTGCTCGTAGATCTTCCAGTTCAAGCCTTGGGTCAGTAGAGCAGAAAATTGCGATTGAAAAACAAAggaaagaagaagagaagaaaAG GCGTCAACAGGAAGGAGAGTTGAAGATAATAGAGGAAGAGTCTGCAAAGTGGATTGAAGAAGCTATTCGTAAGAGAGTTGATGAAAGCTTGAATTCTGAGGAGGTTCGGGTGGAGATTGAAAGACGGTTTGAAGAGGGTAGAAAGAAACTTATTGACGAAGTTGCTGCTCaatttgaaaaagaaaaagaagcGGCTCGTATTGAGGCTAGACAGAAGGAGGTAAATTCCTTTTTTATGATCATCAAGCCTGAAGCTATCAGAAAAGGTTATACTAGTATTATTTATGTCGATCTGCAGGAACAAGCTCGTAAAGAGAAAGAAGAGCTTGATAGAATGCTCGAGGAAAACAGGAGGAAGAATGAAGAATCTCAGAGAAAGGAAGCATTAGAGCAACAAAGAAGGGAGGAGGAACGATATAGAGAGCTAGAAGAGCTACAGAGGCAGAAAGAAGAAGCCATGAGGAGGAAGAAACAGGAGGAGGAACAAGAACGGATAAACCAAATAAAGTTATTGGGAAAAAACAAATCACGTCCAAAATTGTCATTTGCTCTCGGATCGAAATGA
- the LOC127115319 gene encoding uncharacterized protein LOC127115319, giving the protein MNEGLVQIGYTRKLEDVSFIESQVHTPFEIPYQQMEASAPFQISFSMYSQTSIQIPVPVPFQIPVKSEDPIVFHVPASFLFESTKFVPWNYNSTTYAGDKPIVLEPVVTNIAGIGGMTRSGRVFAPEQPSKGKTLEGSKKKETKSSKKTIAQEEAEEFLRLIRKSDYKVVDQLSQTPSKISILSLLLSFEAHTESLLKILNEAHVTQDMTVNQFDDVVANITASNCLGFTNDELPPEGHAHNKALHISVKCQDSLLSMVLVDTGLSLNVMPKNALGKLNNVGTSMKVSTLVVKAFDYSKKMVIGEVDLPIIVGPHTFMVIFQVMDINPSYSCLIGRPWIHVARVVTSTLHQRLKFIIDDKLIIIEGGEDMFVSHNSSFRYIKADGETLKIHFQALEIAVTSRRREQSISP; this is encoded by the coding sequence ATGAATGAGGGTTTGGTTCAAATTGGGTATACCAGAAAGTTGGAAGATGTCTCATTCATAGAATCTCAGGTACACACACCTTTTGAGATCCCTTACCAGCAAATGGAAGCTTCAGCACCATTTCAAATATCGTTTTCAATGTATTCTCAAACGTCGATACAAATACCAGTTCCAGTGCCATTTCAAATACCAGTAAAGTCAGAAGACCCTATTGTCTTCCATGTTCCCGCATCGTTCCTATTCGAAAGCACTAAGTTTGTACCTTGGAATTATAACTCTACAACGTATGCGGGAGATAAACCAATAGTACTGGAACCAGTAGTCACTAATATTGCTGGAATCGGGGGCATGACTCGGAGCGGAAGAGTTTTTGCTCCTGAACAACCATCGAAAGGAAAGACACTTGAGGGTTCAAAAAAGAAGGAAACGAAATCTTCCAAGAAGACTATAGCTCAAGAAGAAGCCGAGGAATTCTTAAGGTTGATCAGAAAGAGCGACTACAAGGTGGTAGACCAATTGAGCCAGACCCCCTCCAAAATATCCATACTATCTTTGTTGTTAAGCTTTGAAGCTCATACAGAATCCCTGTTGAAAATATTAAATGAAGCCCATGTCACTCAGGACATGACAGTAAATCAATTTGATGACGTGGTGGCTAATATCACCGCTAGCAACTGTTTGGGATTTACTAATGATGAACTACCACCAGAGGGACACGCTCATAACAAAGCTTTACACATATCTGTCAAATGCCAAGATAGTCTCCTATCAATGGTATTAGTAGACACAGGTTTGTCTCTAAATGTCATGCCTAAGAATGCTCTAGGAAAGCTGAACAATGTAGGAACTTCCATGAAAGTTAGTACTTTGGTGGTCAAGGCTTTTGATTATTCGAAGAAAATGGTAATTGGAGAAGTTGACTTACCAATAATTGTAGGACCTCATACCTTTATGGTCAtttttcaagtaatggacatcaATCCATCATATAGTTGTCTTATAGGACGACCTTGGATCCATGTCGCAAGAGTTGTCACTTCAACCTTGCACCAGAGGTTGAAATTCATAATTGATGATAAGCTAATAATCATCGAAGGAGGGGAGGACATGTTCGTTAGTCACAATTCATCCTTCAGATACATAAAAGCGGATGGAGAAACATTGAAAATACATTTTCAAGCCTTGGAGATTGCAGTCACCAGTCGAAGAAGAGAACAATCGATATCCCCATGA